A genome region from Actinopolymorpha sp. NPDC004070 includes the following:
- a CDS encoding molybdopterin cofactor-binding domain-containing protein, translating to MTESGSISTVVNDAPTDLDLDPETPLVTVLRNDLGLRGVRQGCAIGECGACVVLVDGRAERSCQLPLSAVAGRRVTTPEGLGTPDRPHPIQQAFLDRQAAQCGYCLNGIIMSTAALLGGAAPDGAASGGAASGGATSGGAAPTGTGSSPRLSEQEIQVALAEHLCRCGTHHRILRAVRELAGHEQPSPRPPIRMDDGPGGRDAPEVAADLRADRAEEVPTEGTDEVPGVASEEVPAEHDRPAEPLPGALATAPNVEDWLRPLPDGRIEVRSGRAELGQGVRTALAQIVAAELGVPLERLVVRSAATDGTPDEGYTAGSNSLEAGGTALARAAVAYRRLAAEAEDAGDGSPPTGPIRPDDLPRWEGGPVGEAAPRSDLPAKLTGAPAYVHDLTLPGMLYARALLPPREDARPAAVDLSAAKDLPGVEAVVHDSRLLLVVATREDAAVRAVRRLARTTRWEQPSDPGTGPAARTEAPVRASVVEEPGVEQALTSGRVVRASYAKPYEAHASVAPSSAVALVEPDRTTVWTHSQGVYPLRRELAAAFGLPEDALTVRHVDGPGCYGHNGADDAAGFAVAAARAVPGRPVRFQYAVQDEFGWEPYGPPMSADLAASLDADGRVTGWRHRIRTDAHTARPHGTGDRLVVSWLRADPRPRPWSGGGEGGVRSAEPLYELGARDIVGEYAPGPLRTSALRSLGGYFNTFAIESFMDELAEAAGADPVAFRLAHLRDERARAVLEAAAAHAGWRERVGPSGRGQGVAVTRYKGSKAYVAQVAEVDVDAATGAVAVRRVVVACDAGVVVNPDGLRNQLEGGVLQGLSRALYEQVRHGPDGVESLDWTSYPVLRFADVPELEVVLLDRPGLPPLGAGEASTPPTPAVLANAVDDAVGIRVRELPLTPARLRARLEELTDAELARVRI from the coding sequence GTGACCGAATCCGGCTCGATCTCGACGGTTGTCAACGACGCGCCCACCGACCTCGACCTCGACCCGGAGACTCCGCTGGTCACTGTGCTGCGCAACGACCTCGGCCTGCGCGGCGTACGCCAGGGCTGCGCGATCGGTGAGTGCGGGGCGTGCGTCGTCCTCGTCGACGGACGCGCCGAACGCTCCTGTCAGCTTCCGCTGTCCGCGGTGGCCGGCCGGCGGGTCACCACCCCGGAGGGACTGGGTACTCCCGACCGCCCGCATCCGATCCAGCAGGCGTTCCTCGACCGGCAGGCGGCGCAGTGTGGCTATTGCCTGAACGGCATCATCATGTCCACCGCGGCTCTCCTCGGCGGCGCGGCGCCCGACGGCGCGGCGTCCGGCGGCGCGGCGTCCGGCGGCGCGACGTCCGGCGGCGCGGCGCCCACGGGCACCGGCAGCTCGCCGCGCCTGTCGGAGCAGGAGATCCAGGTCGCACTGGCCGAGCACCTGTGCCGCTGCGGCACCCACCACCGGATCCTGCGCGCCGTCCGCGAGCTCGCCGGACACGAGCAGCCCTCGCCGCGCCCGCCGATCCGGATGGACGACGGCCCGGGCGGTCGGGACGCGCCGGAGGTGGCCGCCGACCTCCGCGCGGACCGGGCGGAGGAGGTTCCCACCGAGGGCACGGACGAGGTTCCTGGCGTTGCGTCGGAGGAGGTGCCCGCGGAGCATGACCGCCCGGCCGAGCCACTGCCCGGTGCGCTGGCGACGGCGCCGAACGTCGAGGACTGGCTGCGCCCCCTGCCCGACGGCCGGATCGAGGTCCGCAGCGGACGGGCCGAGCTGGGTCAGGGCGTACGCACCGCGCTGGCCCAGATCGTCGCGGCCGAACTCGGCGTACCGCTGGAACGCCTCGTCGTCCGCTCGGCCGCCACCGACGGCACACCCGACGAGGGTTACACCGCGGGCAGCAACTCCCTGGAGGCCGGGGGAACGGCACTGGCCCGGGCCGCCGTGGCGTACCGCAGGCTGGCGGCCGAGGCGGAGGACGCGGGGGACGGCAGCCCGCCCACCGGCCCCATCCGGCCGGACGACCTGCCCCGATGGGAGGGCGGTCCGGTGGGGGAGGCCGCACCGCGCAGCGACCTGCCGGCCAAGCTGACCGGCGCACCCGCGTACGTCCACGACCTCACCCTGCCCGGCATGCTGTACGCCCGCGCGCTGCTGCCGCCGCGCGAGGACGCCCGGCCGGCCGCCGTCGACCTCTCGGCCGCGAAGGACCTGCCCGGGGTGGAGGCGGTCGTGCACGACAGCCGGCTGCTGCTCGTGGTGGCCACCCGGGAGGACGCCGCGGTCAGGGCGGTGCGCCGGCTCGCCCGTACGACTCGCTGGGAACAGCCGTCCGACCCCGGCACCGGACCGGCCGCCCGGACCGAAGCACCCGTGCGCGCATCCGTCGTCGAGGAGCCCGGAGTGGAGCAGGCACTGACGTCGGGGCGGGTGGTGCGGGCCTCCTACGCCAAGCCGTACGAGGCGCACGCCTCCGTGGCCCCGTCGAGTGCCGTGGCGCTGGTCGAGCCGGACCGCACCACGGTGTGGACCCACAGCCAGGGCGTCTACCCGCTGCGTCGCGAACTCGCCGCCGCGTTCGGCCTGCCCGAGGACGCGCTGACCGTCCGGCACGTGGACGGCCCCGGCTGTTACGGCCACAACGGCGCCGACGACGCCGCCGGGTTCGCGGTGGCCGCCGCGCGCGCCGTGCCCGGCCGGCCGGTGCGGTTCCAGTACGCCGTGCAGGACGAGTTCGGCTGGGAACCGTACGGCCCGCCGATGTCGGCCGACCTGGCGGCGAGTCTGGACGCGGACGGCCGGGTCACCGGCTGGCGGCACCGCATCCGCACCGACGCGCACACCGCCCGCCCGCACGGAACCGGCGACCGGCTGGTGGTGTCCTGGCTGCGCGCGGACCCCCGGCCCAGGCCGTGGTCGGGCGGCGGCGAGGGCGGGGTACGCAGTGCCGAGCCGCTGTACGAGCTCGGTGCCCGCGACATCGTGGGCGAGTACGCCCCGGGACCGCTGCGTACGTCGGCGTTGCGCTCTCTCGGCGGCTACTTCAACACCTTCGCCATCGAGTCGTTCATGGACGAGCTGGCCGAGGCGGCGGGCGCCGACCCGGTGGCGTTCCGGCTCGCCCACCTGCGTGACGAGCGGGCCCGGGCGGTGCTGGAGGCGGCCGCCGCGCACGCCGGCTGGCGGGAACGGGTGGGGCCGAGCGGGCGTGGCCAGGGCGTGGCGGTGACGAGGTACAAGGGCAGCAAGGCCTACGTCGCCCAGGTGGCCGAGGTCGACGTCGACGCCGCCACCGGCGCGGTCGCGGTCCGCCGGGTCGTGGTCGCCTGCGACGCCGGCGTGGTGGTCAATCCCGACGGGCTGCGCAACCAGCTGGAGGGCGGCGTGCTGCAGGGGCTGAGCCGCGCGTTGTACGAGCAGGTGCGCCACGGCCCCGACGGGGTGGAGAGCCTGGACTGGACGTCGTACCCGGTGCTGCGGTTCGCCGACGTGCCCGAGCTGGAGGTCGTACTCCTCGACCGGCCCGGCCTGCCGCCCCTCGGCGCCGGCGAGGCGTCCACCCCGCCTACCCCGGCCGTGCTGGCCAACGCGGTCGACGACGCGGTGGGGATCCGGGTACGCGAACTCCCCCTCACCCCGGCCCGGCTGCGTGCCCGGCTGGAGGAACTCACCGACGCCGAGCTGGCCAGGGTCCGGATCTGA
- a CDS encoding isochorismatase family protein, which translates to MSRALIVVDVQNDFCEGGSLAVKGGAEVAFKLGEILHTWQEADQRDKAYDYVVATRDHHVDPGAHFSAQPDYRDSWPPHCVAGTDGAGFHPNLDPQPFDAVFDKGEHSAAYSGFEGKAKNGAMLADWLRDHDVTEIEVAGLTTEYCVRLTAIDATKLGMSARVLLDLTAGFSAETTRAALDEMRAAGCELVGIPIVRE; encoded by the coding sequence ATGAGCCGTGCGCTGATCGTCGTGGACGTGCAGAACGACTTCTGCGAGGGCGGCAGCCTCGCGGTGAAGGGCGGCGCGGAAGTCGCGTTCAAGCTGGGCGAGATCCTGCACACCTGGCAGGAGGCCGACCAGCGGGACAAGGCGTACGACTACGTGGTGGCCACGCGCGACCACCACGTCGACCCCGGGGCGCACTTCTCCGCGCAGCCGGACTACCGCGACTCCTGGCCGCCGCACTGCGTCGCCGGCACCGACGGCGCGGGGTTCCATCCCAACCTCGACCCGCAGCCCTTCGACGCGGTCTTCGACAAGGGCGAGCACTCCGCGGCGTACTCCGGCTTCGAGGGCAAGGCGAAGAACGGTGCCATGCTGGCCGACTGGCTGCGCGACCACGACGTCACCGAGATCGAGGTCGCCGGGCTGACCACCGAGTACTGCGTACGCCTCACCGCGATCGACGCGACCAAGCTGGGCATGTCCGCGCGCGTGCTGCTCGACCTCACCGCCGGCTTTTCCGCCGAGACCACCCGCGCCGCCCTGGATGAGATGCGTGCCGCGGGTTGTGAACTGGTGGGTATTCCGATCGTCCGGGAGTAG
- a CDS encoding alpha/beta hydrolase gives MTLPDGQPHLTTKTTKTAETAETAETAVSLGDGDLHVCEDGRRDAPALLLIHGTAFSGRSWDLLVPLLTRSHRVVRIDLLGCGRSAKPEDASYELPDQARRVGEVLDRLGIDRATVVGHSSGGMVATALAERRPGLVTALVVVNTGPSMDAFIAPASAELGPEQWPPSDEQIRQLASTGFGRSGRQVTEEVVAELRSTSFQVFAALMQTPRDYVMERTLPDRLKVLGKPLLVIFGEDDRRWRSSSAADYRIVPGAKVELLSGLGHTPILEDPARTAEVMLAFSAPLAERES, from the coding sequence ATGACTCTTCCTGACGGGCAACCGCACCTGACCACCAAGACCACCAAGACCGCCGAGACCGCCGAGACCGCCGAGACCGCCGTGTCGCTGGGCGACGGCGACCTGCACGTGTGCGAGGACGGCCGGCGTGACGCCCCCGCACTCCTGCTGATCCACGGGACTGCCTTCTCGGGGCGCTCGTGGGACCTGCTGGTTCCCCTGCTGACCCGATCCCACCGGGTCGTTCGGATCGACCTGCTCGGGTGCGGCCGGTCGGCCAAACCGGAGGACGCGAGCTACGAGCTACCGGACCAGGCTCGGCGAGTCGGTGAGGTTCTCGACCGGCTCGGCATCGACCGGGCCACGGTCGTCGGTCATTCCAGCGGTGGCATGGTCGCCACCGCCCTCGCCGAGCGCCGGCCCGGCCTGGTGACCGCGCTCGTGGTCGTCAACACCGGGCCGAGCATGGACGCCTTCATCGCCCCGGCCTCCGCGGAGCTCGGACCGGAGCAGTGGCCGCCGAGCGACGAGCAGATCCGGCAGTTGGCGAGCACCGGGTTCGGCCGCTCGGGCCGGCAGGTCACGGAGGAGGTCGTGGCCGAACTGCGGAGTACGAGCTTCCAGGTGTTCGCCGCACTGATGCAAACACCGCGCGACTACGTGATGGAACGGACCCTTCCCGATCGGCTGAAGGTTCTCGGCAAGCCGCTGCTGGTGATCTTCGGCGAGGACGATCGCAGGTGGCGTTCGTCCTCGGCCGCCGACTACCGGATCGTTCCGGGGGCGAAGGTCGAACTGTTGTCCGGTCTCGGGCACACGCCGATCCTGGAGGACCCGGCACGGACCGCCGAGGTCATGCTGGCGTTCAGCGCGCCGCTCGCGGAGCGGGAGAGCTGA
- a CDS encoding helix-turn-helix domain-containing protein translates to MRSTVRGRGAVAARHAVAAWDVASPRRPSRLPGVTMAGFGVPSMAMPVRMIPHPGLTLVLDFGAGRPVVDGTTGRQRGSLVAGLGFGFGGVVLARGENVECVQVRLSPLIARAVLGVSPADLEGTVVALEDVWGQEVERIRERLSQVSSWEARFAVADALLTHRLRAGSAAGSSMDPEVAWAWRRIVAGRGLVRVEDLAAEVGWSRKRLWARFRSQVGLRPKLAAKLVRFDHAVHRLVAGEGVADVAAGGGYADQSHLHRDVVALSGETPGTVVGEPFLAVDDVAWPRSPSARPPRLSTGR, encoded by the coding sequence ATGCGGTCCACCGTGCGCGGGCGCGGCGCCGTGGCCGCGCGGCACGCCGTCGCCGCGTGGGACGTCGCGTCTCCGAGGCGGCCCAGCCGGCTGCCCGGGGTCACCATGGCGGGCTTCGGTGTGCCCAGCATGGCGATGCCGGTCCGGATGATCCCGCACCCCGGCCTCACCCTGGTGCTGGACTTCGGTGCCGGTCGGCCGGTCGTGGACGGCACCACCGGGCGCCAACGAGGGAGTCTCGTGGCCGGGCTCGGATTCGGGTTCGGTGGTGTGGTGCTGGCACGCGGGGAGAACGTCGAGTGCGTCCAGGTACGCCTGTCCCCGCTGATCGCCCGGGCGGTTCTGGGTGTGTCCCCCGCAGACCTGGAGGGGACGGTGGTGGCTCTGGAGGACGTGTGGGGCCAGGAGGTGGAGCGGATCCGCGAACGACTGAGCCAGGTCTCCTCGTGGGAGGCTCGCTTCGCGGTGGCGGACGCGCTGCTCACCCACCGGCTCCGGGCGGGGTCGGCCGCGGGATCGTCGATGGACCCGGAAGTAGCCTGGGCCTGGCGCAGAATCGTCGCCGGCCGCGGTCTGGTCCGGGTCGAGGACCTGGCCGCCGAAGTCGGCTGGAGCCGCAAGCGGCTGTGGGCACGGTTCCGCTCGCAGGTCGGTCTGCGACCGAAGCTCGCCGCGAAGCTGGTTCGTTTCGACCATGCCGTCCACCGTCTGGTCGCGGGTGAGGGAGTGGCCGACGTCGCGGCCGGCGGTGGCTACGCCGACCAGTCCCACCTGCACCGTGACGTCGTCGCCTTGAGCGGAGAGACGCCGGGCACCGTGGTCGGTGAGCCGTTCCTCGCGGTGGACGACGTGGCCTGGCCGCGATCGCCGTCGGCCCGCCCGCCCCGGTTGTCAACGGGTCGTTGA
- a CDS encoding MoaD/ThiS family protein, with protein MAIEVRIPTILRPHTGGAKTVEGAGATLSELFDDLEARHSGLKDRLVQNDDLRKFVNVYVNDEDVRFRGGLNAPVSDGDVVTVLPAVAGG; from the coding sequence ATGGCTATCGAGGTCCGCATCCCGACGATCCTGCGCCCCCACACCGGTGGGGCGAAGACCGTGGAGGGCGCCGGAGCGACCCTGAGCGAGCTGTTCGACGACCTGGAGGCACGCCACTCCGGGCTGAAGGACCGGCTGGTCCAGAACGACGACCTGCGCAAGTTCGTCAACGTCTACGTCAACGACGAGGACGTCCGGTTCCGGGGCGGGCTGAACGCCCCGGTGTCCGACGGCGACGTCGTCACCGTCCTGCCCGCGGTCGCCGGCGGCTGA
- a CDS encoding cysteine synthase, which yields MRFASLLDSVGQTPLVGLPRLSPSPDVRLWAKLEDRNPTGSVKDRAALAMIEQAEKDGLIRPGATLLEPTSGNTGISLAMAAKLKGYRLVCVMPENTSEERRQLLRMWGAEIVSSPAAGGSNEAVRVAKALSEDHPDWVMLYQYGNPANALAHYEGTAPEILADLPSVTHVVAGLGTTGTLMGVGRFFHERKPDVTIVAAEPRYGELVYGLRNIDEGFVPELYDAKLIDSRFSVGPRDAVRRVRELLDAEGIFAGISTGAVLHAAIAQAHQAVKAGRSADIVVIIADGGWKYLSTGAYEGTLDAAEESLDSQLWA from the coding sequence ATGCGTTTCGCGTCACTGCTGGACTCGGTCGGGCAGACCCCGCTCGTGGGGTTGCCCCGCCTGTCGCCGAGCCCCGACGTACGCCTGTGGGCGAAGCTCGAGGACCGCAACCCCACCGGGTCGGTGAAGGACCGCGCCGCCCTGGCGATGATCGAACAGGCGGAGAAGGACGGCCTGATCCGCCCCGGCGCCACGCTCCTCGAACCCACCTCCGGCAACACCGGCATCTCGCTGGCGATGGCGGCCAAGCTCAAGGGCTACCGCCTGGTCTGCGTGATGCCGGAGAACACCTCCGAGGAGCGGCGCCAACTGCTGCGGATGTGGGGCGCGGAGATCGTCTCCTCCCCGGCCGCGGGCGGGTCCAACGAAGCCGTCCGCGTGGCCAAGGCGCTGTCGGAGGACCACCCCGACTGGGTGATGCTCTACCAGTACGGCAACCCCGCCAACGCCCTCGCCCACTACGAGGGGACGGCGCCGGAGATTCTCGCCGACCTGCCGAGCGTCACGCACGTGGTGGCCGGTCTCGGAACCACGGGGACCCTGATGGGGGTCGGCCGGTTCTTCCACGAGCGAAAGCCCGACGTCACCATCGTCGCCGCCGAGCCGCGCTACGGCGAGCTGGTCTACGGCCTGCGCAACATCGACGAGGGCTTCGTGCCGGAGCTGTACGACGCGAAGCTGATCGACTCCCGCTTCTCGGTCGGGCCCCGGGACGCGGTGCGCCGGGTGCGCGAACTCCTCGACGCGGAGGGGATCTTTGCCGGCATCTCCACCGGTGCCGTACTCCACGCGGCGATCGCCCAGGCGCACCAGGCGGTCAAGGCCGGCCGGAGCGCCGACATCGTGGTGATCATCGCCGACGGCGGCTGGAAGTACCTCTCCACCGGCGCCTACGAAGGCACGCTCGACGCTGCCGAGGAGTCCCTGGACAGCCAGCTGTGGGCCTGA
- a CDS encoding M67 family metallopeptidase produces MLTIDQATRDAIVAHARADHPDEACGVVAGPIGSDRPERYVAMTNAERSPTFFQFDPQEQFRVWRDMDDRDEEPVVIYHSHTATEAYPSRTDIGYASEPQAHYVLVSTRECGSEAGPVEFRSYRIVDGQVTEEEVRVVPAYDRDPEPDRTA; encoded by the coding sequence GTGCTCACGATCGACCAGGCGACCCGCGACGCGATCGTCGCCCATGCGCGTGCCGACCACCCCGACGAGGCCTGCGGCGTCGTCGCCGGACCGATCGGGTCCGACCGGCCCGAGCGTTACGTGGCGATGACCAACGCCGAGCGCTCCCCGACGTTCTTCCAGTTCGACCCGCAGGAACAGTTCCGGGTCTGGCGGGACATGGACGACCGGGACGAGGAACCGGTGGTGATCTACCACTCGCACACCGCCACCGAGGCCTACCCGTCCCGTACCGACATCGGCTACGCCTCGGAGCCGCAGGCGCACTACGTGCTGGTCTCGACCCGGGAGTGCGGGTCGGAGGCGGGCCCGGTGGAGTTCCGGTCGTACCGCATCGTGGACGGGCAGGTCACCGAGGAGGAGGTTCGGGTGGTTCCGGCGTACGACCGCGACCCTGAGCCCGACCGCACCGCCTGA
- a CDS encoding DUF2017 domain-containing protein, with protein MTSGFRSRRGVITATLAAEEVQLVRGLIGELVELVRSETPIAAPPPEDSLAALVGHLGSTEPPEDEVLARLFPTAYADDEEAAGDFRRFTEYGLRDGKVKSAETVLESLGDPEYSDQVTVSLNAEEAQCWLRTLTDLRLALGTRLGVEEDDEDRWASLPEEDRRRQVYGVYVWLGWLQESLVSALW; from the coding sequence ATGACCAGTGGCTTCCGGTCCCGCCGCGGGGTGATCACCGCGACCCTCGCGGCCGAGGAGGTGCAGCTCGTCCGCGGCCTGATCGGCGAGCTGGTCGAACTGGTGCGCAGCGAGACGCCCATCGCGGCGCCGCCGCCGGAGGACTCCCTCGCGGCGCTGGTCGGGCACCTCGGCTCGACCGAGCCGCCCGAGGACGAGGTGCTCGCCCGGCTGTTCCCCACCGCCTACGCCGACGACGAGGAGGCGGCCGGCGACTTCCGGCGGTTCACCGAGTACGGCCTGCGCGACGGCAAGGTGAAGAGTGCCGAGACGGTGCTCGAGTCGCTGGGCGACCCGGAGTACTCCGACCAGGTGACGGTCTCGCTGAACGCCGAGGAGGCGCAGTGCTGGCTGCGTACTCTCACCGACCTGCGGCTCGCCCTCGGCACCCGGCTCGGGGTGGAGGAGGACGACGAGGACCGCTGGGCGTCGCTGCCGGAGGAGGACCGCCGGCGGCAGGTGTACGGCGTGTATGTCTGGCTCGGCTGGCTGCAGGAGTCCCTCGTCTCCGCCCTCTGGTGA
- the murI gene encoding glutamate racemase produces the protein MSDAPIGIFDSGFGGLTVARALLDQLPHEPVLYLADTARYPYGQKSIADVRKYALECLDHLVDQGVKLLVIACNSASAAVLRDARERYSVPVVEVIFPAARRAVAATRSGEVGVICTRATATSLAYDDAFAAAPHINLHTQACPRFVEFVERGLTAGPELLAVAHDYLDPLTKAGIDTLVLGCTHYPLLTGVISYVMGPEVTLVSSAEETAKDVYARLVRGGGERSPALAPPRHRFLTTGDPDAFMQIGGRFLGPEITFVEEMA, from the coding sequence GTGTCAGATGCGCCGATCGGGATCTTCGACTCGGGGTTCGGCGGGCTCACCGTGGCCCGCGCCCTGCTCGACCAGCTCCCGCACGAACCCGTGCTCTATCTCGCCGACACCGCGCGGTATCCCTACGGCCAGAAGAGCATCGCCGACGTACGCAAATACGCCCTGGAGTGCCTGGACCACCTCGTCGACCAGGGCGTCAAGCTGCTCGTCATCGCCTGTAACTCCGCCAGCGCCGCCGTGCTCCGCGACGCCCGCGAGCGCTACTCCGTTCCCGTCGTCGAGGTGATCTTCCCGGCGGCCCGGCGGGCGGTGGCGGCCACCCGGTCCGGTGAGGTGGGGGTGATCTGCACCCGGGCGACCGCGACGTCGCTGGCCTACGACGACGCGTTCGCGGCCGCCCCGCACATCAACCTGCACACCCAGGCCTGCCCGCGGTTCGTGGAGTTCGTCGAACGTGGACTCACGGCCGGCCCGGAGCTGCTGGCCGTGGCGCACGACTACCTCGACCCGCTGACCAAGGCCGGAATCGACACGCTCGTCCTCGGCTGCACGCACTACCCCCTGCTCACGGGCGTGATCTCGTACGTCATGGGACCGGAGGTCACGCTGGTGTCCAGCGCGGAGGAGACCGCGAAGGACGTCTACGCGCGGCTGGTGCGCGGCGGAGGGGAACGCAGCCCCGCGCTGGCGCCACCGCGGCACCGGTTCCTCACCACCGGCGACCCGGACGCCTTCATGCAGATCGGGGGGCGCTTCCTGGGGCCGGAGATCACGTTCGTGGAGGAGATGGCGTGA
- a CDS encoding nicotinate phosphoribosyltransferase: MDAAPEAFPPAVPTGSETGSDTGSDTGPTTALLTDQYELTMLRAALADGTAHRRAVFEVFARRLPHGRRYGVVAGNGRLLDALERFSFDEETVAFLRGRGIVDVTTADWLRDYRFRGNIWGYAEGECYFPGSPILVVEGTFAEAVLLETLALSIYNHDSAIASAASRMTAAAGSRPIVEMGSRRTHEYAAVASARAAYVAGFASTSNLAAGRCYDLPTAGTSAHAFTLLHDSEEEAFAAQVAALGADTTLLVDTYDVREAVRTAVEVAGPGLGAVRIDSGDLAVLAHDVRAELDALGATGTRILVSGDLDEYAIAGLAAAPVDIYGVGTALVVGSGYPTAELIYKLVARSEGTEADSPMEGVAKLSTGKPTHKGRKWAHRRLEDGTAVAEVVCTHPECTVDGGRQLLVPLVTDGKIVGREPIAAARERHLRSRAELPPTALKLSRGEPVLPTTYDEHAARHERSANTEHTGQLEQTGHTGREGGAR, encoded by the coding sequence ATGGACGCGGCGCCCGAGGCCTTTCCTCCCGCAGTGCCCACCGGGTCGGAGACCGGGTCGGACACCGGGTCGGACACAGGGCCGACCACCGCACTGCTCACCGACCAGTACGAACTCACCATGCTGCGCGCCGCGCTCGCCGACGGCACCGCGCACCGGCGGGCCGTGTTCGAGGTCTTCGCCCGCCGGCTGCCCCACGGTCGGCGTTACGGCGTGGTCGCCGGCAATGGCCGGTTGCTGGACGCGCTGGAGCGGTTCAGCTTCGACGAGGAGACGGTCGCCTTCCTGCGCGGGCGGGGGATCGTGGACGTCACCACCGCGGACTGGCTGCGCGACTATCGCTTCCGGGGAAACATCTGGGGCTACGCCGAGGGCGAGTGCTACTTCCCCGGCTCCCCGATCCTGGTGGTCGAGGGGACCTTCGCCGAGGCGGTTCTGCTGGAGACGCTCGCCCTGTCCATCTACAACCACGACAGCGCGATCGCCTCGGCGGCCTCCCGGATGACTGCCGCCGCCGGCAGCCGCCCGATCGTGGAGATGGGATCCCGGCGTACGCACGAGTACGCGGCCGTGGCCTCGGCCCGGGCGGCCTACGTCGCGGGGTTCGCCAGCACCTCCAACCTCGCCGCCGGCCGCTGCTACGACCTGCCGACCGCTGGCACCAGCGCGCACGCGTTCACGCTGCTGCACGACTCCGAGGAGGAGGCGTTCGCCGCGCAGGTCGCGGCGCTCGGCGCCGACACCACGCTGCTGGTGGACACCTACGACGTACGGGAGGCGGTGCGGACCGCGGTCGAGGTGGCCGGTCCCGGCCTGGGCGCGGTCCGGATCGACTCCGGTGACCTCGCCGTCCTCGCCCACGACGTACGCGCCGAACTCGACGCGCTCGGCGCCACCGGCACCCGCATCCTGGTCAGCGGCGACCTGGACGAGTACGCCATCGCCGGCCTGGCCGCCGCACCTGTCGACATCTACGGCGTCGGCACGGCCCTCGTCGTCGGCAGCGGCTACCCCACCGCCGAACTCATCTACAAGCTGGTCGCCCGCTCCGAAGGCACCGAGGCCGATTCGCCGATGGAGGGCGTGGCCAAGCTGTCCACGGGGAAGCCCACCCACAAGGGGCGCAAGTGGGCGCACCGCCGGCTGGAGGACGGAACCGCCGTCGCCGAGGTGGTGTGCACACACCCCGAGTGCACGGTCGACGGCGGCCGGCAACTGCTGGTCCCCCTGGTCACCGACGGGAAGATCGTCGGCCGGGAGCCGATCGCCGCGGCCCGCGAGCGCCACCTGCGGTCCCGGGCGGAGCTGCCGCCGACCGCGTTGAAGCTGTCGCGGGGCGAGCCGGTGCTGCCGACGACGTACGACGAGCACGCGGCGCGGCACGAGCGGTCCGCGAACACCGAACACACGGGGCAGCTGGAGCAGACGGGGCACACCGGGCGCGAAGGAGGAGCACGATGA
- the clpS gene encoding ATP-dependent Clp protease adapter ClpS, producing the protein MGPVSGTAPVELERPETDDVVLPDTPWITIVWNDPINLMSYVTYVFQTYFSYPRKKAEKLMMDVHKRGKAVVSSGTREEMERDVEAMHSYGLWATLEKSGKGGDGKSGNV; encoded by the coding sequence ATGGGACCTGTGAGCGGTACCGCACCCGTGGAACTCGAACGCCCCGAGACCGACGACGTCGTCCTTCCGGACACGCCGTGGATCACGATCGTCTGGAACGACCCGATCAACCTCATGTCGTACGTCACCTACGTCTTCCAGACCTACTTCAGCTACCCGCGCAAGAAGGCCGAGAAGCTCATGATGGACGTCCACAAGCGTGGGAAGGCCGTCGTGTCCAGCGGTACGCGCGAGGAGATGGAACGCGACGTCGAGGCCATGCACTCCTACGGCCTGTGGGCCACCCTGGAGAAGAGCGGCAAGGGCGGCGACGGAAAGAGCGGAAACGTATGA